TAACCACCGACACTACAATTATTAATCAGGCATACGAAAGAAATTTTTAAAGCAATGGAAGATTACAATCAGGAAAACGAAGAGCTGGAAGAAAACGGGTTGTACGAACATTACCGTTTATCTGTCGATCCGGGGCAATCTCCCTTGCGTATCGATAAGTTTCTTTCGAACAGGATCGACAACGCCTCGCGAAGCCGCATTCAGGCTGCTGCCGATGCCGGGAACATTCGTGTAAACGGAAAACCCGTAAAACCTAATTACAAGATAAAACCCAACGAGGAAATATTGATCGTAATGGATTTTCCGCGGCGAGAGTTAAAGATTATCCCGAAGATATTCCGCTGGATATTGTTTACGAAGACGATCAGCTGATCGTGATAAATAAACCACCGGGCCTTGTGGTACATCCCGGACATGGGAACTACACCGGAACCTTGGTGAATGCACTCGCCTGGTATTTCCGCGACCTTCCTTTGTTTAACAGCGAAGATCCACGCCCGGGGCTGGTTCACCGTATCGACAAGGATACATCGGGATTACTGGTGGTTGCCAAAACCGAAATGGCGAAAAATAAACTGGCGCTGCAGTTTTACGAAAAAACCACCGAGCGCCGCTATCAGGCATTGGTTTGGGGAAGCGTAAAAGAAGACGAAGGCACCATAACCGGCCATATAGGACGCAGCCTGAAGAACAGACAGGTTTTTACCGTATTCCCCGAAGGCGATTACGGAAAACATGCCGTTACCCATTACAAAGTATTACGCCGCATTGGTTATGTTACACTGGTTGAATGCCGCCTGGAAACAGGTCGCACACACCAGATAAGGGTACACATGAAACACCTTAACCACCCAATTTTTAACGATAGTAATTATGGTGGCGACCAGATTTTGCGCGGTACTACTTTCAGCAAATACAGGCAATTTGTACAAAACTGTTT
This is a stretch of genomic DNA from uncultured Draconibacterium sp.. It encodes these proteins:
- a CDS encoding S4 domain-containing protein — encoded protein: MEDYNQENEELEENGLYEHYRLSVDPGQSPLRIDKFLSNRIDNASRSRIQAAADAGNIRVNGKPVKPNYKIKPNEEILIVMDFPRRELKIIPKIFRWILFTKTIS
- a CDS encoding RluA family pseudouridine synthase; translation: MINKPPGLVVHPGHGNYTGTLVNALAWYFRDLPLFNSEDPRPGLVHRIDKDTSGLLVVAKTEMAKNKLALQFYEKTTERRYQALVWGSVKEDEGTITGHIGRSLKNRQVFTVFPEGDYGKHAVTHYKVLRRIGYVTLVECRLETGRTHQIRVHMKHLNHPIFNDSNYGGDQILRGTTFSKYRQFVQNCFKVLPRQALHAKTLGFIHPTTGEKMLFNSELPEDMANGIDKWENYIANRNE